In one Sporomusa sphaeroides DSM 2875 genomic region, the following are encoded:
- a CDS encoding YqaA family protein — MESLVEILLEWGFPGLLLAAFTESFISPVLPDLLLIPLALANPHYAIYYGLAATVVSVLGGLVGYGIGLKIGLPAARKCMPAKYLSKIHTTVEKNALLAIFLAALSPIPYKFVSITAGALRINMSIFLIISCLGRGKRFLLEGVLIYYFGPQAVEMFTQHKDDMLIISLILIAIVGVVTYIIKRSKKNDTVIDEL, encoded by the coding sequence ATGGAATCGTTAGTAGAAATACTTTTGGAATGGGGTTTTCCCGGTCTCTTACTTGCCGCTTTTACAGAATCCTTTATATCGCCGGTGTTGCCTGACCTGCTTCTCATCCCATTAGCTTTAGCAAATCCGCACTACGCCATATATTACGGGCTAGCTGCCACGGTTGTATCTGTCTTAGGCGGTTTAGTTGGCTATGGCATCGGTTTAAAAATCGGCCTGCCGGCCGCCCGTAAGTGTATGCCGGCCAAATATCTGAGCAAAATACACACCACTGTGGAAAAAAATGCGCTGCTGGCAATATTTCTAGCTGCTTTGTCCCCTATTCCGTACAAGTTTGTCAGTATCACAGCCGGAGCGTTAAGAATAAATATGTCAATTTTTTTAATCATTTCCTGCCTGGGCCGCGGCAAACGTTTTTTACTGGAAGGTGTGCTTATCTATTATTTTGGCCCGCAGGCGGTGGAAATGTTTACCCAGCACAAAGATGATATGTTGATCATTTCACTCATTCTCATTGCCATCGTCGGTGTGGTGACTTATATTATAAAAAGAAGTAAAAAAAACGATACCGTGATTGATGAATTGTAA